One Spinacia oleracea cultivar Varoflay chromosome 4, BTI_SOV_V1, whole genome shotgun sequence DNA segment encodes these proteins:
- the LOC130472330 gene encoding uncharacterized protein, which produces MSLLALWVKSHRGKDGTFLPGTVTEDFVDDAKAKMETLRTVDPSKSEQELENAAFEDTMHGGKIPERPVGYGLGVRKSDVYGVHGVLRKKGYGKVRERTVVMESVKEEVSALSKKNEKLEKENEKLQAQVKENNFLLTTFIGQFSQFVGQVRTGTASTEALSLAQQVLGMAHQRVVQRDKGATKE; this is translated from the exons ATGAGCTTATTAGCCCTTTGGGTAAAGTCTCATCGCGGCAAGGACGGGACCTTTCTTCCAGGCACAGTCACTGAAGATTTTGTG GATGATGCAAAGGCTAAGATGGAAACGTTGAGGACAGTAGATCCTTCTAAATCTGAACAAGAACTTGAAAATGCAGCTTTTGAGGACACTATGCATGGTGGAAAGATTCCCGAACGCCCTGTAGGGTACGGACTTGGAGTTCGAAAGAGCGACGTTTATGGGGTGCATGGTGTGCTAAGGAAGAAAGGGTATGGGAAAGTTCGAGAGAGGACCGTGGTGATGGAAAGTGTGAAAGAAGAAGTGTCAGCTCTCAGcaagaaaaatgaaaagctTGAGAAGGAAAATGAAAAGCTGCAAGCCCAAGTGAAAGAGAATAATTTTCTGCTTACAACTTTTATTGGACAATTTTCTCAATTCGTAGGTCAAGTTCGTACAGGAACTGCTTCTACAGAAGCTCTAAGTTTAGCACAGCAAGTCTTGGGCATGGCACACCAAAGG GTTGTCCAACGTGATAAAGGAGCAACAAAAGAATGA